In Apis mellifera strain DH4 linkage group LG3, Amel_HAv3.1, whole genome shotgun sequence, one DNA window encodes the following:
- the LOC102655189 gene encoding sperm flagellar protein 1-like gives MSEELAPDPTLEEIYTWIEQIQFSKPKKNLARDFSDGGNNNKNEKNFIRSQFFLLLFLFFFFLIGFNVKTVFSSSLPLPPNRHPIHPVFMAELLKRYYPKHIDIHNYVPGNSVAKKIDNWCTLNRKVLSKLDIKIGKDIINKLANSQPGIIEKVLIELRTKILRDCNAERNTLYSEYQENEKTEVVKSVLNTEEVANKTVPRHVFVRLKQELEEKNEMIKMLHQKVSHLESLIKLKDQRITDLTSQIIKPVEQNTPRSVNLSSTSNVVSKLRTKII, from the exons ATGAGCGAGGAATTGGCGCCCGACCCAACccttgaagaaatatatacatggaTCGAGCAAATACAATTTTCGAAACCAAAGAAAAATCTTGCCCGAGATTTTTCCGACGgcggtaataataataaaaatgaaaagaatttcattcgttcacagttttttttattattatttttgtttttttttttcctaattggctttaatgtaaaaactgttttttcttcttccctccctctcccccccaaTCGACATCCAATCCATCCAGTTTTTATGGCTGAATTGTTAAAACGGTATTATCCTAAACACAtcgatatacataattatgttCCTGGAAATAGCGTagcgaaaaaaatagataactgGTGTACGCTAAATCGAAAGGTGTTGTCGAAGCTCGATATTAAAATAGGAAaggatattatcaataaattggCAAATTCGCAACCTGGTATTATCGAGAAAGTTTTAATCGAATTgcggacaaaaattttaagagattGTAACGCGGAAAGGAATACGTTGTATTCCGAGTATCAGGAGAACGAGAAAACAG aagttgtTAAGTCAGTGCTCAATACTGAAGAAGTAGCGAATAAAACTGTTCCACGTCACGTTTTCGTTCGGTTGAAACaggaattggaagaaaaaaatgaaatgataaaaatgctTCATCAAAAGGTATCTCATCTCGAGTCGTTGATCAAACTGAAAGATCAAAGAATTACAGATCTTACGtcacaaataataaaaccTGTCGAGCAGAATACACCAAGATCTGTAAATCTAAGTTCCACATCTAATGTTGTATCGAAGCttcgaacaaaaattatatag
- the LOC725401 gene encoding U6 snRNA-associated Sm-like protein LSm3 — translation MADETEQVPAINVKEPLDLIRLSLDERIYVKMRNERELRGRLHAYDQHLNMVLGEAEETVTTVEIDEETYEEVYRTTKRNISMLFVRGDGVILVSPPSMRAPI, via the exons atggCTGACGAGACAGAACAG GTACCAGCGATAAATGTTAAAGAACCCTTAGATCTTATAAGATTGAGTCTTGATGAAAGAATATACGTTAAAatgagaaacgagagagaattAAGGGGACGAttacat GCTTACGACCAACATTTGAATATGGTGTTGGGTGAAGCAGAGGAAACCGTAACCACAGTAGAAATTGATGAAGAAACATACGAGGAAGTGTATCGTACTACTAAAAGGAATATTTCTATGCTTTTTGTACGTGGCGACGGTGTGATTTTGGTTTCACCACCGAGCATGAGAGCaccgatataa